The following coding sequences are from one Camarhynchus parvulus chromosome 1, STF_HiC, whole genome shotgun sequence window:
- the LOC115917689 gene encoding protein LIAT1-like yields MICAMVAPEAMICAMVAPEAVICAMVDPEAVICDLVDPEAVICDMVDPEAVICAMVDPEAVICAMVDPEAMICAMVDPEAVICDLVDPEAVICDLVDPEAMICDLVDPEAMICDLVDPEAVICDLVDPEAVICDLVDPEAVICALVDPEAVICDLVDPEAVICGTVDPEAVICDMMDLSSRNSSCGLRGLVLRS; encoded by the exons aTGATCTGTGCCATGGTGGCTCCAGAGGCCATGATCTGTGCCATGGTGGCTCCAGAGGCCGTGATCTGTGCCATGGTGGATCCAGAGGCCGTGATCTGTGACCTGGTGGATCCAGAGGCCGTGATCTGTGACATGGTGGATCCAGAGGCCGTGATCTGTGCCATGGTGGATCCAGAGGCCGTGATCTGTGCCATGGTGGATCCAGAGGCCATGATCTGTGCCATGGTGGATCCAGAGGCTGTGATCTGTGACCTGGTGGATCCAGAGGCCGTGATCTGTGACCTGGTGGATCCAGAGGCCATGATCTGTGACCTGGTGGATCCAGAGGCCATGATCTGTGACCTGGTGGATCCAGAGGCCGTGATCTGTGACCTGGTGGATCCAGAGGCCGTGATCTGTGACCTGGTGGATCCAGAGGCCGTGATCTGTGCCCTGGTGGATCCAGAGGCTGTGATCTGTGACCTGGTGGATCCAGAGGCCGTGATCTGTGGCACTGTGGATCCAGAG GCCGTGATCTGTGACATGATGGATCTGAGCAGCAGGAACTCCTCGTGTGGCCTCAGAGGCCTcgtgctgaggagctga